In the genome of Desulfovulcanus ferrireducens, one region contains:
- a CDS encoding 1-deoxy-D-xylulose-5-phosphate reductoisomerase, with translation MIDYISSLDITAKKITWPRSVVLLGSTGSIGTSTLKVIERHNESFKVLGLAGARNIELLARQASRFRPKYVAVLNNELVVKLKELLPPEYNPHILSGQDGYVQLAKLPEADFVLSAMVGAAGLAPTMAAAESGKVILLANKESLVLAGNLIRKISQTSQCIILPVDSEHNAIFQALAGHSTQEVDKIILTASGGPFRGKNKEFLQNVTKKQALAHPNWSMGAKISIDSATMMNKGLEIIEAHHLFGVDLEQIDVLVHPQSIVHSLVAYRDGSFLAHLGIPDMQIPIAYCLAYPDRVRLDLQPLDLAQIGTLTFEPPDENLFPCLGLAKKALMAGPSYAVVLNAANEVAVELFLQEKIEFLHIPKLISRALDQHQGQKIDSLQGIMDLDLRTRKLVKNMVT, from the coding sequence TTGATAGACTACATTTCTTCTTTAGACATAACCGCAAAAAAAATCACATGGCCCCGTTCCGTTGTCCTCTTGGGGTCAACCGGATCCATAGGTACGAGTACTCTCAAGGTCATAGAAAGGCATAATGAGTCCTTTAAGGTTCTTGGGCTGGCCGGAGCAAGAAACATAGAACTTTTAGCCAGGCAAGCCAGCAGGTTTCGACCCAAATATGTTGCTGTCTTAAATAATGAGCTGGTCGTAAAACTTAAAGAACTCCTTCCCCCGGAATATAATCCACATATTTTAAGTGGCCAGGATGGATACGTACAATTAGCCAAACTGCCTGAAGCAGACTTTGTGCTTTCAGCCATGGTAGGTGCTGCCGGTCTTGCCCCAACCATGGCTGCCGCAGAATCCGGAAAAGTCATTCTTCTGGCTAACAAGGAATCCCTGGTCCTGGCCGGAAATTTAATTCGAAAAATAAGTCAAACTTCGCAGTGCATCATCCTTCCTGTTGACTCTGAACACAATGCCATATTTCAAGCCCTGGCTGGTCACTCCACCCAAGAAGTGGACAAAATTATTCTTACTGCCTCCGGGGGCCCCTTTCGCGGAAAGAATAAAGAATTTTTACAAAATGTGACAAAAAAACAGGCCCTGGCCCACCCCAACTGGTCCATGGGAGCTAAAATCAGCATAGATTCTGCTACCATGATGAACAAGGGACTGGAAATCATTGAAGCACATCATCTTTTTGGTGTAGACTTGGAACAAATCGATGTCCTTGTTCATCCCCAAAGCATTGTCCATTCTCTGGTAGCTTATAGAGATGGTTCATTTCTGGCTCATTTGGGCATTCCTGACATGCAAATACCCATTGCCTATTGTCTGGCGTATCCAGACCGCGTAAGACTTGATTTACAGCCTCTGGATCTAGCCCAGATTGGCACCCTGACCTTTGAGCCGCCCGATGAAAATCTATTTCCCTGCCTTGGACTGGCTAAAAAGGCCCTGATGGCCGGCCCAAGCTATGCTGTCGTGCTCAACGCAGCCAATGAAGTTGCTGTAGAGCTTTTTTTACAGGAAAAAATCGAATTCTTACATATACCAAAACTTATCTCCAGGGCCTTGGATCAACATCAAGGCCAAAAAATAGATTCTTTGCAGGGAATCATGGATTTAGATTTACGTACCCGTAAACTTGTAAAGAATATGGTGACTTGA
- the rseP gene encoding RIP metalloprotease RseP gives MLQSAIAIILVLGLLIFFHELGHFLVARMLGIGVSTFSLGFGPRIFGFKPGKTEYRLSAVPLGGYVHLVGETAEAELPPGFKTSESFALRSPWQRILVVSAGPIFNFVLAWLIYWGIFWANGQIQILPEVGQVAENSPAQVAGLKSGDMILKVNGQEVEYWDDLAKAIRQSKGAPLRLQVQRDKGVIELMVKPKITKRRNIFGEKILVPQIGITASGRTVSIPLSWSEAARTGLVQTWTLIKLTLEGLIKLIERIIPLDTIGGPIMIAKLVSDQAHQGLINVLALTALISINLGLLNLLPIPVLDGGHILFYTIEIIIGRPLDQRLQKITTKIGLSFLIALMGLAVVNDILRFFK, from the coding sequence ATGCTCCAAAGTGCTATTGCCATAATTTTAGTCTTGGGTCTCCTCATATTTTTCCATGAGTTGGGCCATTTTTTAGTAGCCAGAATGCTAGGCATCGGGGTAAGCACCTTTTCTTTGGGTTTTGGTCCCCGTATTTTTGGCTTTAAGCCTGGCAAAACCGAGTATCGCCTGTCTGCTGTCCCTTTAGGAGGCTATGTCCACCTGGTAGGCGAAACAGCTGAAGCTGAGCTTCCCCCGGGATTTAAGACCAGTGAAAGTTTTGCCCTCCGCTCCCCCTGGCAAAGAATTCTTGTGGTCAGTGCCGGGCCTATCTTTAATTTTGTTCTGGCCTGGCTCATTTATTGGGGAATTTTTTGGGCAAACGGTCAGATACAAATTCTGCCTGAAGTTGGTCAGGTAGCTGAAAATAGTCCGGCTCAGGTAGCAGGCCTTAAGTCCGGAGATATGATCTTAAAAGTAAACGGCCAGGAAGTTGAATATTGGGACGATTTAGCTAAGGCCATCAGGCAAAGCAAGGGAGCCCCCCTGCGCCTGCAGGTCCAGAGAGACAAGGGCGTGATTGAACTAATGGTCAAACCCAAAATCACCAAACGTCGCAATATTTTCGGGGAAAAGATTTTGGTCCCGCAAATTGGCATTACTGCCTCCGGACGAACCGTTTCCATTCCTCTTTCCTGGTCAGAAGCAGCCAGGACAGGACTTGTTCAAACCTGGACTCTGATCAAACTCACCCTTGAAGGCCTGATCAAATTAATTGAGCGTATTATTCCTTTGGATACCATTGGTGGGCCAATTATGATCGCAAAATTAGTCAGCGACCAGGCTCATCAAGGTCTAATCAATGTTCTGGCCTTAACAGCATTAATCAGTATCAACCTGGGCTTACTCAATCTTCTGCCTATTCCAGTCTTGGACGGAGGCCATATTCTTTTTTACACCATTGAAATTATTATCGGACGTCCACTGGATCAAAGGCTACAAAAAATAACCACTAAAATCGGCCT